One region of Anaeromyxobacter paludicola genomic DNA includes:
- a CDS encoding cation:proton antiporter: MNALLLVALGGLMHAARSFGPAGPEGGASTLLAFGYVLVTAFFAGRLFGQLRLPRLTGYIVAGVVAGPMGLGLLSREMVGSLDVVNGIAVSMIALTAGSELELRAIRPLLRSIRWIALLGVLGTAALLSAAVWLLRSLLPFMAHLAPAQAAAVSLVLGVVTVAQSPAVVVALRDELRADGPVARTALGVVVLADLMVIVLFAVTSTVAKATFGAGADAAHTAATLAWEILGSLGAGALVGVVLATYLRKVAGGAPLFVFLTTVVVSEIGRRLHFDPLLVALAAGMLVRNATQVAEVLHRELQPSSLPVSIVFFAVAGASLHLDVLATAWVPAGVIVLVRAAGLLSGARAGARLARAPATVVRYAGFGLLPQAGLALALSTLFAKTFPEFGAAASALTLGVVALNELLAPAVYRAALVRAGEAGQGESPAPAAEAPALELLRH, encoded by the coding sequence ATGAACGCGCTCCTGCTGGTGGCCCTGGGCGGGCTCATGCACGCCGCCCGCTCCTTCGGACCGGCGGGGCCCGAGGGCGGCGCGAGCACGCTCCTCGCCTTCGGGTACGTGCTCGTCACCGCGTTCTTCGCCGGCCGGCTCTTCGGCCAGCTCCGGCTGCCCCGGCTCACCGGGTACATCGTGGCCGGGGTGGTCGCCGGCCCCATGGGGCTCGGCCTGCTCTCCCGCGAGATGGTGGGGAGCCTCGACGTCGTCAACGGGATCGCGGTGTCGATGATCGCGCTCACCGCGGGCAGCGAGCTCGAGCTGCGGGCCATCCGCCCGCTGCTGCGGTCGATCCGCTGGATCGCGCTGCTCGGCGTGCTCGGCACGGCGGCGCTGCTCTCGGCCGCGGTCTGGCTCCTGCGGTCGCTGCTGCCGTTCATGGCCCACCTCGCGCCGGCGCAGGCCGCCGCGGTCTCCCTGGTGCTCGGGGTGGTGACGGTGGCCCAGTCGCCCGCGGTGGTGGTGGCGCTGCGCGACGAGCTGCGCGCCGACGGCCCGGTGGCGCGCACCGCGCTCGGGGTGGTGGTCCTCGCCGACCTGATGGTGATCGTCCTCTTCGCCGTCACCTCGACCGTCGCCAAGGCCACCTTCGGCGCCGGCGCCGACGCGGCGCACACCGCGGCGACCCTGGCCTGGGAGATCCTGGGCTCGCTCGGCGCGGGCGCGCTGGTGGGGGTGGTGCTCGCGACCTACCTGCGCAAGGTGGCCGGGGGCGCCCCGCTCTTCGTGTTCCTCACCACGGTGGTGGTCTCCGAGATCGGGCGGCGGCTCCACTTCGATCCCTTGCTGGTGGCGCTCGCCGCCGGGATGCTGGTGCGCAACGCCACCCAGGTGGCCGAGGTCCTCCACCGGGAGCTCCAGCCGTCGTCGCTCCCGGTCTCGATCGTCTTCTTCGCCGTGGCCGGCGCCAGCCTGCACCTCGACGTGCTCGCCACCGCCTGGGTGCCGGCCGGGGTGATCGTGCTCGTCCGCGCGGCCGGGCTGCTCTCCGGGGCCCGCGCCGGCGCCCGCCTCGCCCGCGCCCCGGCGACGGTGGTGAGGTACGCCGGCTTCGGGCTGCTGCCCCAGGCCGGGCTCGCGCTCGCGCTCTCCACCCTGTTCGCGAAGACCTTCCCCGAGTTCGGCGCGGCCGCGAGCGCCCTCACCCTCGGGGTGGTGGCGCTGAACGAGCTGCTCGCGCCCGCGGTCTACCGCGCCGCCCTGGTCCGCGCCGGCGAGGCGGGGCAGGGCGAGTCGCCGGCTCCGGCGGCGGAGGCTCCGGCGCTGGAGCTGCTCCGGCACTGA
- the prpR gene encoding propionate catabolism operon regulatory protein PrpR: MRQDLDRKPIVWAFSTSRLRHVFESVAPTYADRADVRVFHSGFEEALATARELTESGEEVDAFIAAGANAAYLRDHAAVPVSFVRATTLDALEALARARRLSPRVGVVNFRKVVPGLDQARQFLTGLELEQRPYLTLEEARAAVADLAARGFEVVVGTGPVCDLAERAGLQAVLLYSQDSVAEAISRAVEIARIARAEELKRERLQAILAHLEEAVLAVDLDERIRALNPAMERLLDRSARELEGQRLSEVAPALGATRVLETGAAELDGVARLGARTLVVHRRPLRERGQLSGAVLTCQDATSVQRLDRTVRAQHRPSRFVARHRLDGLVGGSPAIARVRALAARYARTDATVLITGESGTGKEVVAQGIHNASTRRDHPFVAINCAAFPETLLEGELFGHEEGAFTGARRGGRPGLFESAHRGTLFLDEVGDVPLTLQTRLLRVLQERQVLRLGGNEPTPIDVRVIAATHRDLPRAVEAGQFRGDLYYRLAILPLHLPPLRERGDDAAAIAGELLTRALLRHGVPAAQPRALSLLLPLLGRHAWPGNVRELENVVERVAVLFADRDPSARVNEEELRAVLPELHGAAAPSPALATAAAATPAAPAPPVDLRRAREEQERSLIRRTVAECGGNQAEAARRLGIGRSTLWRKLNGER; this comes from the coding sequence ATGCGCCAGGACCTCGACCGCAAGCCCATCGTCTGGGCCTTCAGCACGAGCCGGCTGCGCCACGTCTTCGAGAGCGTCGCCCCCACCTACGCCGACCGCGCCGACGTCCGCGTCTTCCACTCCGGCTTCGAGGAGGCGCTCGCCACCGCGCGCGAGCTCACCGAGTCGGGCGAGGAGGTGGACGCCTTCATCGCCGCCGGCGCCAACGCCGCCTACCTGCGCGACCACGCCGCCGTGCCGGTCTCCTTCGTGCGCGCCACCACCCTCGACGCCCTCGAGGCGCTGGCGCGGGCCCGGCGGCTCTCGCCGCGCGTGGGGGTGGTGAACTTCCGCAAGGTGGTGCCGGGGCTCGACCAGGCCCGCCAGTTCCTCACCGGCCTCGAGCTCGAGCAGCGCCCCTACCTCACGCTCGAGGAGGCGCGGGCCGCGGTGGCCGACCTCGCGGCGCGCGGCTTCGAGGTGGTGGTCGGCACCGGGCCGGTCTGCGACCTCGCCGAGCGCGCCGGGCTCCAGGCGGTGCTGCTCTACTCGCAGGACTCGGTCGCCGAGGCGATCTCCCGCGCCGTCGAGATCGCCCGCATCGCCCGGGCCGAGGAGCTGAAGCGCGAGCGGCTCCAGGCCATCCTGGCCCACCTCGAGGAGGCGGTGCTGGCGGTGGACCTCGACGAGCGGATCCGGGCGCTCAACCCGGCCATGGAGCGGCTCCTCGACCGGAGCGCGCGCGAGCTCGAGGGGCAGCGGCTCTCCGAGGTGGCGCCGGCGCTCGGCGCGACCCGCGTGCTCGAGACCGGCGCCGCCGAGCTCGACGGCGTCGCGCGGCTCGGCGCGCGCACGCTGGTGGTGCACCGGCGGCCGCTGCGGGAGCGCGGCCAGCTCTCGGGCGCGGTGCTCACCTGCCAGGACGCCACCTCGGTGCAGCGGCTCGACCGCACCGTGCGCGCCCAGCACCGTCCGAGCCGCTTCGTGGCGCGGCACCGGCTCGACGGGCTGGTGGGCGGCTCGCCGGCCATCGCGCGGGTGCGCGCCCTCGCCGCCCGCTACGCCCGCACCGACGCGACCGTGCTCATCACCGGCGAGAGCGGCACCGGCAAGGAGGTGGTGGCGCAGGGGATCCACAACGCCAGCACCCGCCGCGATCACCCCTTCGTGGCCATCAACTGCGCCGCCTTCCCGGAGACGCTGCTCGAGGGCGAGCTGTTCGGGCACGAGGAGGGCGCGTTCACCGGCGCGCGGCGGGGCGGGCGGCCGGGCCTCTTCGAGTCGGCCCACCGCGGCACCCTCTTCCTCGACGAGGTGGGCGACGTGCCGCTCACGCTCCAGACGCGGCTCCTGCGCGTCCTTCAGGAACGGCAGGTGCTCCGGCTGGGCGGCAACGAGCCCACCCCCATCGACGTGCGGGTGATCGCCGCCACCCACCGGGACCTCCCGCGCGCGGTCGAGGCCGGGCAGTTCCGCGGCGACCTCTACTACCGGCTCGCCATCCTGCCGCTGCACCTGCCGCCCTTGCGCGAGCGGGGCGACGACGCGGCCGCCATCGCGGGCGAGCTGCTCACCCGGGCGCTCCTGCGCCACGGGGTGCCGGCGGCGCAGCCGCGGGCGCTCTCGCTGCTGCTCCCGCTCCTCGGCCGCCACGCCTGGCCGGGCAACGTGCGCGAGCTCGAGAACGTGGTGGAGCGGGTGGCGGTGCTCTTCGCCGATCGCGACCCCTCGGCGCGGGTCAACGAGGAGGAGCTGCGGGCGGTGCTGCCCGAGCTCCACGGCGCGGCGGCGCCCTCGCCGGCGCTCGCGACCGCGGCCGCCGCGACCCCGGCGGCGCCGGCCCCCCCGGTGGACCTGCGGCGCGCGCGCGAGGAGCAGGAGCGGAGCCTCATCCGCCGCACCGTGGCCGAGTGCGGCGGCAACCAGGCCGAGGCGGCGCGGCGGCTCGGGATCGGGCGCTCCACGCTCTGGCGCAAGCTGAACGGGGAGCGGTGA
- a CDS encoding acyl-CoA dehydrogenase family protein, which produces MDLDLSPEQKAIQAAARELAQAELEPVAGLLDREFDRRTFVGNLGKLAAQGFMGMNVRRRYGGAEAGTVALSLVLTELGRACAATAASVSVTNMVAEVIQAVGSEEQKATYLPRISSGEYPAASFALTEAGAGSDPAGMVTQAVADGDAFVLDGEKRFITNAPYAGVFVVWAVTDRAAPKGKGISCFLVEAGTRGLVVGRQEDKMGQRASATNEVRLERCRVPRGALLGRLNDGFRVAVAELAGGRIGVGSLALGIGLAAMDYATRYASERVQFGEPVTTFEGVQWMLADAYTELEAARLLLASAAFQKERGRPYAKAASMAKLFATEAAERACRSAVQLMGGQGYLRDHPVERYARDVRVTSIYEGTNEIQRLIVAREILKELVRP; this is translated from the coding sequence ATGGACCTCGACCTCTCCCCGGAGCAGAAGGCGATCCAGGCGGCGGCGCGCGAGCTGGCCCAGGCCGAGCTCGAGCCGGTCGCCGGCCTCCTCGACCGCGAGTTCGACCGGCGCACCTTCGTCGGCAACCTGGGGAAGCTCGCCGCCCAGGGCTTCATGGGGATGAACGTGCGCCGCCGCTACGGCGGGGCCGAGGCCGGCACCGTGGCGCTCTCCCTCGTGCTGACCGAGCTCGGCCGCGCCTGCGCCGCCACCGCCGCCAGCGTCTCGGTCACCAACATGGTCGCCGAGGTGATCCAGGCGGTCGGGTCGGAGGAGCAGAAGGCGACCTACCTCCCGCGCATCAGCTCCGGCGAGTACCCGGCGGCGAGCTTCGCGCTCACCGAGGCCGGCGCCGGCTCCGATCCCGCCGGGATGGTCACCCAGGCGGTGGCCGACGGCGACGCCTTCGTCCTCGACGGCGAGAAGCGGTTCATCACCAACGCCCCCTACGCCGGCGTCTTCGTGGTCTGGGCGGTGACCGACCGCGCCGCGCCGAAGGGGAAGGGGATCAGCTGCTTCCTGGTCGAGGCCGGCACCCGCGGCCTCGTCGTCGGCCGGCAGGAGGACAAGATGGGGCAGCGGGCCTCCGCCACCAACGAGGTCCGGCTCGAGCGCTGCCGCGTCCCGCGCGGCGCGCTCCTGGGGCGGCTCAACGACGGCTTCCGCGTGGCGGTGGCCGAGCTCGCCGGCGGCCGCATCGGCGTGGGGTCGCTGGCGCTCGGGATCGGGCTCGCCGCGATGGACTACGCCACCCGGTATGCGTCGGAGCGTGTGCAGTTCGGCGAGCCCGTCACCACGTTCGAGGGCGTGCAGTGGATGCTCGCCGACGCCTACACCGAGCTCGAGGCGGCGCGGCTCCTCCTCGCGAGCGCGGCCTTCCAGAAGGAGCGCGGCCGGCCCTACGCCAAGGCGGCGTCGATGGCCAAGCTCTTCGCCACCGAGGCGGCCGAGCGGGCCTGCCGCTCCGCGGTGCAGCTCATGGGCGGCCAGGGCTACCTGCGCGATCACCCGGTGGAGCGCTACGCCCGCGACGTGCGCGTCACCTCCATCTACGAGGGCACCAACGAGATCCAGCGCCTCATCGTGGCGCGCGAGATCCTGAAGGAGCTGGTGCGCCCGTGA
- a CDS encoding 3-hydroxyacyl-CoA dehydrogenase/enoyl-CoA hydratase family protein has product MRPFSKVAVLGSGVMGGGIAAHLANAGARVLLLDLTAAQAQAGLDAAKAAKPAAFFTGAEAALVEVGGFDEDLPRLAGCDWVIEVVLEDLSVKQRLFERVAPHLSADAVLSSNTSGLSVEAMARALPADLRRRFLVTHFFNPPRYLRLVEVVPCADTDPEVVARVEAFLERRLGKGVVRAKDTPNFVANRIGVFALCNVVKHVLELGLTVEEADAAAGPATARPRSAAFRTADLVGLDTLLHVADNSHAVLQQDEEREVFRLPDFLREMVKQGLRGNKSKAGFYKKEKGEGGATTERYFDFRAGRYEPVRRPRFASVEATKGIDDPAARLRAVLAGDDPAAELAWRNLRDTLLYAFRRVPEIADDVSAVDRAMRWGFNWELGPFEMLDAIGVARFRERARKDGSAIPARLDEVERFYRVEGGRREVLDLATGAFREVPRPEGRIDLALVKAGGVVERNPGASVLDLGDGVFGLEFHSKMNAIGNDTLAMVHKALARAEREGQALVIANQGAAFSAGANLALLAMAIVEGEWDEIALTVQRFQRATMALALAQVPVVAAPHQLALGGGCEVCLHATAMNPHSETYMGLVEVGVGLLPAGGGTKELALRAIRLAEQWETDVSPFLFKSFKQIATARVSTSAAELRDMGYLRPGDAVTMNADDLVADAKRKALALAANFRPRALATGLAAPGRGVAASLASQLWNLRMGGFITAYEEHLGKTIARVITGGDVPAGTPITEEWLLEQEREAFVSLCGEKRTLERIQHMLKKGKPLRN; this is encoded by the coding sequence ATGAGACCCTTCTCCAAGGTGGCGGTGCTCGGCTCGGGTGTGATGGGGGGCGGGATCGCCGCCCACCTCGCCAACGCCGGGGCGCGGGTGCTCCTGCTCGACCTCACCGCCGCGCAGGCCCAGGCCGGGCTCGACGCCGCGAAGGCGGCGAAGCCGGCCGCCTTCTTCACCGGGGCCGAGGCGGCGCTCGTGGAGGTGGGCGGGTTCGACGAGGACCTCCCGCGCCTCGCCGGGTGCGACTGGGTGATCGAGGTGGTGCTCGAGGACCTCTCGGTGAAGCAGAGGCTCTTCGAGCGGGTGGCGCCCCACCTCTCCGCGGACGCGGTGCTCTCGAGCAACACCAGCGGCCTCTCGGTGGAGGCGATGGCCCGGGCGCTCCCCGCCGACCTGCGCCGCCGCTTCCTCGTGACCCACTTCTTCAACCCGCCGCGGTACCTGCGGCTCGTCGAGGTGGTGCCCTGCGCCGACACCGACCCCGAGGTGGTCGCGCGGGTGGAGGCGTTCCTCGAGCGGCGGCTCGGCAAGGGGGTGGTCCGGGCCAAGGACACGCCCAACTTCGTCGCCAACCGGATCGGCGTCTTCGCGCTCTGCAACGTGGTGAAGCACGTGCTGGAGCTTGGGCTCACCGTGGAGGAGGCCGACGCCGCCGCCGGTCCGGCCACCGCCCGGCCCCGCAGCGCCGCCTTCCGCACCGCCGACCTGGTCGGGCTCGACACCCTCCTGCACGTCGCCGACAACTCCCACGCCGTGCTCCAGCAGGACGAGGAGCGCGAGGTCTTCCGGCTGCCCGACTTCCTGCGCGAGATGGTGAAGCAGGGGCTCCGCGGCAACAAGTCGAAGGCCGGGTTCTACAAGAAGGAGAAGGGCGAGGGCGGCGCCACCACGGAGCGCTACTTCGACTTCCGCGCCGGCCGGTACGAGCCGGTGAGGCGGCCGCGCTTCGCCTCGGTGGAAGCGACGAAGGGGATCGACGACCCGGCCGCGCGGCTCCGGGCGGTGCTCGCCGGCGACGACCCGGCGGCGGAGCTCGCCTGGCGCAACCTGCGCGACACGCTCCTCTACGCCTTCCGGCGCGTGCCGGAGATCGCCGACGACGTCTCGGCGGTGGACCGGGCCATGCGCTGGGGCTTCAACTGGGAGCTCGGCCCGTTCGAGATGCTCGACGCCATCGGCGTGGCGCGCTTCCGCGAGCGGGCCCGCAAGGACGGGAGCGCCATCCCGGCGCGGCTCGACGAGGTGGAGCGCTTCTACCGGGTCGAGGGCGGCCGGCGCGAGGTGCTCGACCTCGCCACCGGCGCCTTCCGCGAGGTCCCGCGGCCGGAGGGGCGGATCGACCTCGCCCTCGTGAAGGCGGGCGGCGTGGTGGAGCGGAACCCCGGCGCCTCGGTGCTCGACCTCGGGGACGGCGTCTTCGGCCTCGAGTTCCACTCGAAGATGAACGCCATCGGGAACGACACGCTCGCCATGGTCCACAAGGCGCTCGCGCGCGCCGAGCGGGAGGGGCAGGCGCTCGTCATCGCCAACCAGGGCGCGGCCTTCTCGGCCGGCGCGAACCTGGCGCTGCTCGCCATGGCCATCGTGGAGGGGGAGTGGGACGAGATCGCCCTCACCGTGCAGCGGTTCCAGCGGGCCACGATGGCGCTCGCGCTGGCGCAGGTGCCGGTGGTGGCGGCGCCGCACCAGCTCGCCCTCGGCGGCGGCTGCGAGGTCTGCCTCCACGCCACGGCGATGAACCCGCACTCCGAGACGTACATGGGGCTCGTGGAGGTGGGGGTGGGGCTGCTCCCGGCCGGCGGCGGCACGAAGGAGCTGGCGCTGCGGGCCATCCGGCTCGCCGAGCAGTGGGAGACCGACGTGTCCCCCTTCCTCTTCAAGAGCTTCAAGCAGATCGCGACCGCCCGCGTGAGCACCTCCGCCGCCGAGCTGCGCGACATGGGCTACCTCCGCCCCGGCGACGCCGTCACCATGAACGCCGACGACCTCGTCGCCGACGCGAAGCGGAAGGCGCTGGCGCTCGCGGCGAACTTCCGCCCGCGCGCCCTCGCGACCGGGCTCGCCGCGCCGGGCCGGGGCGTGGCCGCGAGCCTCGCCTCCCAGCTCTGGAACCTGCGGATGGGCGGCTTCATCACCGCGTACGAGGAGCACCTCGGGAAGACCATCGCCCGGGTCATCACCGGCGGCGACGTGCCGGCCGGCACCCCCATCACCGAGGAGTGGCTGCTGGAGCAGGAGCGCGAGGCCTTCGTCTCGCTCTGCGGCGAGAAGCGCACGCTGGAGCGGATCCAGCACATGCTCAAGAAGGGCAAGCCGCTCCGCAACTAG
- a CDS encoding acetyl-CoA C-acyltransferase, producing MKSAYVLAACRTPGTKAKKGKLRHVRPDDLAAAAVKAVMERAGVDPLEIDDVILGCAFPEGEQGMNLARVAALRAGLPYQVPAQTVNRFCSSGLQSIASAAERIMAGFADCIVAGGAESMSLVPMGGNKFSANPALVASWPESFAAMGITAELVAERHGVSRQDQDAFAAESHRRAAAAQASGAFGDELVPVEAESAAVVGGKLERAVERVEADDGVRPDTTPEGLAKLKPAFKVDGTVTAGNASQMTDGAAAVLVVSEDFLRRTGREPLARFLSFAVKGVPPEVMGIGPVEAIPAALRLAGVSQDALGRIELNEAFAAQALACVRALGLDPARVNPSGGAIALGHPLGCTGAKLTATLLHGMRRAGERYGMVSMCIGGGMGAAAVFERA from the coding sequence ATGAAGAGCGCCTACGTCCTCGCCGCCTGCCGCACCCCGGGCACGAAAGCCAAGAAGGGGAAGCTGCGCCACGTGCGCCCCGACGACCTCGCCGCCGCGGCCGTGAAGGCGGTGATGGAGCGGGCCGGGGTGGACCCCCTCGAGATCGACGACGTCATCCTCGGCTGCGCCTTCCCGGAGGGCGAGCAGGGGATGAACCTGGCCCGGGTGGCGGCGCTCCGGGCCGGGCTGCCGTACCAGGTGCCGGCCCAGACCGTGAACCGGTTCTGCTCCTCCGGGCTGCAGTCGATCGCCAGCGCCGCCGAGCGGATCATGGCCGGCTTCGCCGACTGCATCGTCGCCGGCGGGGCGGAGAGCATGAGCCTCGTCCCCATGGGCGGCAACAAGTTCAGCGCCAACCCGGCGCTGGTGGCGAGCTGGCCGGAGTCGTTCGCGGCGATGGGGATCACCGCCGAGCTGGTGGCCGAGCGGCACGGGGTGTCGCGCCAGGACCAGGACGCCTTCGCCGCCGAGAGCCACCGGCGCGCCGCGGCGGCGCAGGCGAGCGGCGCCTTCGGCGACGAGCTCGTGCCGGTCGAGGCGGAGTCGGCGGCGGTGGTGGGCGGCAAGCTCGAGCGCGCGGTGGAGCGGGTCGAGGCCGACGACGGCGTCCGGCCCGACACCACGCCCGAGGGGCTCGCGAAGCTCAAGCCGGCGTTCAAGGTGGACGGCACGGTGACGGCCGGCAACGCGTCGCAGATGACCGACGGGGCCGCGGCGGTGCTGGTGGTCTCGGAGGACTTCCTGCGCCGCACCGGGCGCGAGCCGCTGGCGCGCTTCCTCTCCTTCGCGGTGAAGGGCGTGCCGCCGGAGGTGATGGGGATCGGACCGGTGGAGGCGATCCCGGCGGCGCTGCGGCTGGCGGGGGTCTCGCAGGACGCGCTCGGGCGGATCGAGCTCAACGAGGCGTTCGCGGCCCAGGCGCTCGCCTGCGTGCGGGCGCTCGGTCTCGACCCGGCCAGGGTGAACCCGTCGGGCGGCGCCATCGCCCTGGGCCACCCGCTCGGCTGCACCGGGGCGAAGCTCACGGCGACGCTGCTGCACGGGATGCGCCGGGCCGGCGAGCGGTACGGGATGGTGTCGATGTGCATCGGCGGCGGCATGGGCGCGGCCGCCGTCTTCGAGAGGGCGTGA
- a CDS encoding acyl-CoA dehydrogenase family protein, whose amino-acid sequence MADVAKVEQVEQGAKRAADPRRPGGGEYLIADAAPADVFTPEDFTEEQRAIGDTAEGFVQDSIWPRAEEMEKQHFEVAVALMKQCGELGLLAIDVPEAFGGLELDKATSMLAAERIAPAGSFSVTWSAHTGIATLPLVYYGTEAQKAKYLTKLASGEWIGAYCLTEPGSGSDALGARTTAKLSADGTHYVLEGTKQFITNGSFADLFTVFAKVDGEHFTAFLVERGFPGVTVGAEEKKLGIKGSSTTQIILEGARVPVENVLGEIGKGHKIAFNVLNVGRFKLGAAVTGAAKHALGEGARYANLRKQFDTPIARFGAIRQKLAEGAASIFASESVVYRLAGLLDRRLAAIPRDAPGYYELYQKAIEDYAIECAISKVFCSEVLAGVVDEVVQIHGGYGFTQEYAAERFYRDERINRIFEGTNEINRLLVPGTLLRRAMKGEIPLQREVMKAVESLLSPSYEEVDAAVPFAVERAALGHLKKAFLVVAGAAVQRYRGGLKDEQEVLLALADVAIEIFALESALLRAEKGAALPERRRAVMAAAVKVFAFGAVERIGTAARKAAFCCAEGDELTMLLAGVRRFTKYDASGLLQAQRLLADAVLEGEKYPC is encoded by the coding sequence ATGGCGGACGTGGCGAAGGTCGAGCAGGTGGAGCAGGGAGCGAAGCGCGCGGCGGACCCGAGGCGGCCGGGCGGCGGCGAGTACCTCATCGCCGACGCGGCCCCGGCGGACGTCTTCACGCCGGAGGACTTCACCGAGGAGCAGCGGGCCATCGGCGACACCGCCGAGGGGTTCGTGCAGGACTCGATCTGGCCGCGCGCCGAGGAGATGGAGAAGCAGCACTTCGAGGTGGCGGTCGCGCTCATGAAGCAGTGCGGCGAGCTCGGGCTCCTCGCCATCGACGTGCCGGAGGCCTTCGGCGGCCTCGAGCTCGACAAGGCGACGAGCATGCTCGCGGCCGAGCGGATCGCCCCGGCCGGCTCCTTCTCGGTGACCTGGTCGGCCCACACCGGCATCGCCACCCTGCCGCTCGTCTACTACGGCACCGAGGCGCAGAAGGCGAAGTACCTCACGAAGCTCGCGAGCGGCGAGTGGATCGGCGCCTACTGCCTCACCGAGCCCGGCTCGGGCAGCGACGCGCTCGGCGCGCGCACCACCGCGAAGCTCTCGGCCGACGGGACGCACTACGTCCTCGAGGGCACGAAGCAGTTCATCACCAACGGCAGCTTCGCCGACCTCTTCACCGTCTTCGCGAAGGTGGACGGCGAGCACTTCACCGCCTTCCTGGTGGAGCGCGGCTTCCCCGGCGTGACCGTCGGGGCCGAGGAGAAGAAGCTCGGCATCAAGGGCTCCTCCACGACCCAGATCATCCTCGAGGGGGCCCGGGTGCCGGTCGAGAACGTCCTCGGCGAGATCGGCAAGGGGCACAAGATCGCCTTCAACGTGCTCAACGTGGGCCGGTTCAAGCTGGGCGCCGCGGTGACCGGCGCCGCCAAGCACGCCCTCGGCGAGGGGGCGAGGTACGCCAACCTGCGCAAGCAGTTCGACACGCCCATCGCGCGGTTCGGCGCCATCCGGCAGAAGCTGGCCGAGGGGGCGGCCTCGATCTTCGCCTCCGAGTCGGTGGTCTACCGGCTGGCGGGGCTCCTCGACCGGCGGCTCGCCGCCATCCCCAGGGACGCGCCGGGCTACTACGAGCTCTACCAGAAGGCGATCGAGGACTATGCCATCGAGTGCGCCATCTCGAAGGTGTTCTGCAGCGAGGTGCTCGCCGGCGTGGTGGACGAGGTGGTCCAGATCCACGGCGGCTACGGCTTCACCCAGGAGTACGCGGCGGAGCGCTTCTACCGCGACGAGCGGATCAACCGGATCTTCGAGGGCACGAACGAGATCAACCGGCTCCTCGTCCCCGGGACGCTGCTCCGGCGCGCCATGAAGGGCGAGATCCCGCTGCAGCGCGAGGTGATGAAGGCGGTCGAGTCGCTCCTCTCGCCCTCCTACGAGGAGGTGGACGCCGCGGTGCCGTTCGCGGTCGAGCGGGCGGCGCTCGGGCACCTCAAGAAGGCGTTCCTGGTGGTGGCCGGCGCGGCGGTGCAGAGGTACCGGGGCGGCCTCAAGGACGAGCAGGAGGTGCTGCTCGCGCTCGCCGACGTGGCCATCGAGATCTTCGCGCTCGAGAGCGCGCTCCTGCGGGCCGAGAAGGGCGCGGCCCTGCCGGAGCGGCGGCGGGCGGTGATGGCCGCCGCGGTGAAGGTCTTCGCCTTCGGGGCGGTGGAGCGGATCGGCACCGCCGCCCGCAAGGCCGCCTTCTGCTGCGCCGAGGGCGACGAGCTCACCATGCTCCTCGCCGGCGTGCGCCGGTTCACCAAGTACGACGCCTCCGGGCTGCTCCAGGCGCAGCGGCTCCTCGCCGACGCGGTGCTGGAGGGCGAGAAGTATCCCTGCTGA
- a CDS encoding GbsR/MarR family transcriptional regulator translates to MSPALADPGSPRPFARAELAVADAVGSLMELWGFRRQLGRIWAVLFLSEKPLAAPELCDRLQISTGLLSMSLAELRRWGVVRPVDVPGDRKEHYEAETDVWKMVRRVLAEREHKAVEEALAAFDRALREVKAARVDQDPAIRAAAKFKLERLEQLVALARTGLAMLDNLLREARAELGPLRMLSELLGRRRG, encoded by the coding sequence ATGAGCCCCGCCCTCGCCGACCCCGGTTCCCCCCGCCCCTTCGCCCGCGCCGAGCTGGCGGTGGCGGACGCCGTCGGCTCGCTCATGGAGCTCTGGGGCTTCCGCCGGCAGCTCGGACGGATCTGGGCGGTGCTCTTCCTCTCGGAGAAGCCGCTCGCGGCGCCGGAGCTCTGCGACCGGCTCCAGATCTCCACCGGCCTCCTCTCCATGAGCCTCGCCGAGCTGCGCCGCTGGGGGGTGGTGCGCCCCGTGGACGTGCCCGGCGACCGCAAGGAGCACTACGAGGCCGAGACCGACGTCTGGAAGATGGTCCGGCGCGTGCTCGCCGAGCGCGAGCACAAGGCGGTGGAGGAGGCCCTCGCGGCCTTCGACCGCGCGCTGCGCGAGGTGAAGGCGGCGCGGGTGGACCAGGACCCCGCCATCCGGGCCGCCGCGAAGTTCAAGCTGGAGCGGCTCGAGCAGCTCGTGGCCCTCGCGCGCACCGGGCTCGCCATGCTCGACAACCTCCTGCGCGAGGCCCGCGCCGAGCTGGGTCCGCTGCGGATGCTGTCCGAGCTGCTCGGGAGACGCCGGGGCTAG